Sequence from the Miscanthus floridulus cultivar M001 chromosome 16, ASM1932011v1, whole genome shotgun sequence genome:
TGAGAAAAATGGTTTCCCAGATAAAGCTCTTGAAGTGTATGCACTTATGGAAGTGAACAATGTAAGTCCTGATGATATTACTATTGCAAGTGCCCTTGCTGCTTGTGCTTGCTTGGGGAGTTTGGATGTCGGCATCAAGTTGCATGAGCTTGCTGAGAGCAAGGGATTCATGAGCAATGTCGTAGTTACAAACGCACTCCTTGAAATGTTTGCAAAGTCCAAGCGTATTGATAAGGCTATTGAAGTTTTTAAGTGCATGCCTGAGAAGGACGTAATATCATGGAGTTCAATGATCTCAGGATTTTGCTTCAACCATAGGAACTTTGAGGCCCTTTACTATTTCAGGCATATGCTGGCAGATGTAAAGCCTAATTCTGTCACTTTTATTGCTGCTCTTGCTGCTTGTGCTGCTACTAGGGCTTTGAGGAGTGGTAAGGAGATCCATGCACATGTTTTAAGGTGTGGTATTGCATATGAAGGTTATTTGCCCAATGCCCTTATCGACTTGTATGTAAAATGTGGCCAGACAGGCTATGCTTGGGCACAGTTCTGTGCACATGGTGCAAAGGATGTTGTGTCGTGGAATATCATGATTGCAGGTTTTGTTGTTCATGGTCATGGGGATACTACTTTATCGTTCTTCAACCAAATGGTGAAAATAGGAGAATGCCCAGATGAAGTTACGTTTGTTACCCTGCTATGCGCGTGTAGTAGGGGTGGAATGGTCAGCGAAGGTTGGGAGCTTTTTCACAGCATGACTGAGAAATACTCTGTTGTTCCAAATCTCAAGCACTATGCATGCATGGTGGATCTTCTAAGTCGTGTTGGGCAACTGACAGAAGCGTATAACTTCATAAATGAAATGCCTATCACACCAGATGCTGCTGTTTGGGGAGCCTTGCTAAATGGATGCCGGATACACCGGCATGTTGAACTTGGGGAGCTTGCTGCAAAATATGTCCTTGAATTGGAGCCTAATGATGCTGGATATCATGTTCTTTTGTGTGATCTGTATGCTGATGCTGGTATATGGGATAAATTGGCTAGGGTGAGGAAAACCATGCGGGAGAAAGGACTGGATCATGATTCTGGATGTAGCTGGGTTGAGGTTAAAGGAGTGGTCCATGCATTTCTTACGGATGATGAATCACATCCACAGATCAGAGAAATAAATACTGTTCTAGAAGGAATATATGAGCGGATGAAAGCATCTGGATGTGCTGTTGAATCTCATTCTCCAGAAGATAAAGTATTGAAGGATGACATCTTCTGTGGTCACAGCGAAAGACTTGCTGTTGCTTTTGGTTTGATCAATACCACACCTGGCACCTCAATTTCTGTCACCAAAAACCAGTACACATGTCAGAGTTGTCACAGGATATTGAAGATGATTTCTAACATAGTACGAAGAGATATAATTGTTAGGGACAGTAAGCAACTCCACCATTTTAAGGATGGAAGTTGTTCGTGTAGAGATGTAGATTTGGGGTGAAGTTCTTGCAGAGGGGAGGCAAGCTTAGTTATGTTGCATATACCCTTGTGCAGTTGTGCTATTATTCATCTTGTACATGCTAATCGCTAGCAAGTAGCAGGGCAGCCTGGATATAGctacatgagcagcagcaacactGCTTGGATCAGCGCAGCGGAACTCATATTTTGAGTTCTGTATAGCAGTTTTGTGCAGAGATACTCAACCTGTTACATGGCAATATCGAAAATTATACTCAAGTAATGGGACTTAAGGTTCTCACATATCATGGAAGGTAATTTattgcttcttctctttccctGGTTTAGTTGATAAAATCCCTGTTGTTTTTGTAACACTTATTTTCTTTACTTGCAGTCTCCTTAAGAATTGATTCTTGGAGCTGGTCTTTGCTTCCAACAACTTGCTAAAAAGAAATAATCAGGTAAGCTTGGGCTATAGAGGATAATCTAGTCGGTGTATAATGTTGTGTTGAATGGGCTTTATGTAGTCTTAATACTATTTGTAGTGCCCATCAACTGTAGTCTAGGGAACATAGAGCTGcaattttggcagtcatttatTCATATTGAATACGCCAAGCTTCAAAGTATATACATTGGAATTGCATTGTGTCCCTTGGTGTAATTTGAAAAACACaaagctgataaagcagctacaACTAAAAGGAAAATTAGGAACATAGATTTATGCTTGGACCATGCAGTAAAATAATTCAAGATCAAGAGTTTGTGTGATATATAGAAAACTTGGAAATGGCTCCTTCTCACCCTCATTTGGGGATTATCAGCAAGTTTCCGATCACTTGGGCAACTGATATATGCTGCATTTTGCAGCATAGTCTCCTACCAGTGTGGTGACCTAGCTGAAAATCTGCAGCACAACTTTATGCTTATCTTAAATGTTCCTACCAGTGTGATCTGGCTTCCTCAACTCAGACATGTCTATCTTAAGTGTAATGTTTAATCATGTAATTTAGTCGCTTTTTATTCACGAGTGCCACTTATAAATGGATTAATAGTGTCCTTGCTTTAGTTTTTATTAGGAAAGGACTCATTAGGAATGCTTGTATTAGGAAAGGATCCATCAGGATCATGTATATTAGGATAGTGATTAACCATAGCCTAGTTGCCTTGTATTGTATTGTTGACTGTGGCTATATATAACCAGCACCCCCCCACATTGGGTGTGTGGTGTGATTCCTATACTTCTCTACATGGTATCACGAGTCCGGGCCTAGGTCCACTCGCTCACCCCCTCCTCCCGCTGCTGCGCCACCACCCAGGTTGTGCCCTCCTCTCCCACCCCCGGCGCTGGTCCTCCTTGCCACGCCGCCACCATGACATCTGCTCCTctctccagtgactcatctactGCACTCACCTCTGACTCCACCTCCTCGGCCTCGGCATCGGCAGTCTTTTCCATTCCCCCCTATGCCACCATCTCCGTCTAGTCCCATGTGCCGATCACCCTCGAGTTGAAGCGCCCTAACTTCACTCGTTGGTCgtccttcttcctctccctctgcggcaagttcggccttctCCTGCACGTCGATGGCACGCTGGAGGTGCGCCCTACTGATGCGGCCTGGGCTGCCGCCGACTCCTGTGTCCGCAACTGTCTCCTCAGCACCGTCGCGGACGACGTCCTCGATCCCGCCGAGGCCCTAGATCAGACCGCCCGTCAGCTGTGGACGGCGATCTCCTTCATCTACCAGGCGAACAAGGCCTCTCGCGCCGTCTTCCTGAGTCACGAATTCCATTCGATGACTCAGGGTGACCTCTCCATCGACGCCTAAGATGAAGACCACGGTCGATGCCCTACGCGACGTCGGCCACACCGTCATCGAATCGCAGCTCGTCCTCAACCTGCTGCGCAGCCTCAACCCCCGCTTTTCCAGCACCGCCGACAACATCGCGGATTCCAATCCACTGCCTAACTTCACCACCGGATGGTGTACTCCTCCCCCGCCTCCCTCACTCTGATTCCTTCATTACTGTTGGTAATGGCAGTAACATTCCTATTTCCTGTTGTGGCACTTCTACCTTGTCGGCAGCCAACACTACTTTCCAACTTAACAATGTCCTTGTTGCTCCTGCTCTAGTGCGCAATCTTTTTTCTGTCTGTCAATTCACTCGTGACAATTCATGTTCCATTGAATTTGACGCTCTGGGTTTTTCTGTCAAGGACTTGCAGACGGGACGCGTGATTCTTCGCTGCAATAGTGTCGGGGATCTCTACACCATCACCCCACGCCACCGCCCACCTACAGCCTCGCCACCTCAGCCACGCTCTGGCATCATCGTCTTGGTCATCCGGGTCCTTCCGTCCTCGCCACCCTACAAAACATGTCCGTCATCTCATGTAATAAGCAACCGCGGTCTCTATGTCATGCACGTCAACTTGGCAAACACACCCGGCTCCCATTTAGTAGTTCTACTTCTGTCACTACCTCCACCTTTCAGTTACTTCACTGTGATGTATGGACACCCCCTGTTTTGAGCACCTCGGGGTTCAAATATTATCTTGTGCTGCTTGATGATTTTTCTCATTTTTGTTGGACTTTTCTGTTACGCTACAAATCTGAGGTTCATCGCCATCTTGTTGAGTTCATCGCTTTTGCTCGTACGCAGTTCAGCGTCACCCCAAAAGCGTTTCAAGCTGATAACGGCACCGAGTTCCTCAACCGGGTCACTACTGATCTCCTCTCCAGCCACGGCATCAGCTTGCGCCTCTCCTGCCCTTACACTTCCCAACAAAATGGCAAAGCCGAACACATACTTCGTACCATCAACAACACCATCTGCACCTTGCTGCTCCACGCCTCCACGCCACCACCATACCGGGCTGAAGCCCTGGCAGCTGCCACATATCTGCTCAACCGGCGCCCCATGTTTTAAAGGCGgctaggcgtccaggcgagtgcttggtacgcctggacgcctaggcgacaagacgccactgtttcccaaggcgagctgggtacgcctggacgcctaggtgTCGCCTTTAAAACCATGCCGGCGCCCCTCTGCCTCAGTACAACATGCCATCCCCTACCAACTCCTTCACCAGCAGCTCTCGGATTACTCCTCCCTTCGTGTGTTCGGTTGCCTCTGCTACCCAAATCTCAGTGCCACGACATCCCACAAACTCTCCCCTCGCTCCACCCCGTGCGTGTTCCTCGGCTACCCTTCTTCCCACAAAGGGTACCGCCGCCTGGACATGGCCACTCGGCGTGTCATAGTGTCACGtcacgttgtgttcgacgagacTGTGTTTCCCTTTGCTGCTGCTTCGTCGGCGGCCTCCGTGCCGTCATCACTTGACTTCTTGATGCAGGGACTTTCTCACAAGCGGATACTCCGCCTGCTGGTGTTGAGCGCCCGCCTACGCCCGCGCCTCCTCCCAAGGCTGTCCTGTTGGATTACCAGGACCCGGCGATCATCTACGCCGGCCTGGTGCAGCTTCCCGGCGGGTCCCCAGCCCTGATACACCCTGCTCCGTGTCCGGGCGGGACTGGTCGCTTTGGCTTCACCTATCAGTGGTGTCCATGACCCTCGTTCGCGGTGCCCCCGGCGCCCCCTGAGGCGCCCACGGCGTCGCCCCACAGCGCCCACGGCGCCCCCTGCGGCGTTCCCGGCACCTCCtgctgcaccaccaccaccttcgTGCCCGGTGACACGGCTGTAGACCGGCAGCTGGCGTCCGGTCGACCGCTATGGCTTCTCCACCACGACGGCCTCCCCGATTCTGGCCAACTATCGCAGCGCCCTTGCCAACCCCAACTGGCGGGCTGCGATGTCGGCGGAATACGATGCTCTCCTCGCCAACGGCACCTAGCGCCTCGTACCTCGGCCCCCCGGCGCCAATATTGTCACCGACAAGTGGCTGTTCAAACACAAGTTTCACTCCGACGGTACTCTGGCTCGGCACAAGGCGCGTTGGGTCGTCCGCGGCTTCTCCCAGTAGGCTggtgttgactacgacgagacCTTAAGCCCGGTTGTCAAACCGGCGACGATCCGCACCGTCCTCAGCATCGCCGCCTCGCGTTCCTGGCCCATTCATCAGTTGGACGTGAAGAACGCCTTCTTTCATGGGCATCTCAAGGAGATGGTCTACTGCCAGTAGCCATCTGGCTTCGTCGACCCGACCACCCCTGACTACGTCTGCTTGCTGCATAAGTCCCTGTACGGACTCAAGCAGGCGCCCCGAGCTTGGAACCAACGGTTTGCCAGCTACATCCGCACCATCGGCTTCGCTGCGTCCACAAGTCAGACGCCTCCCTCTTTGTGTACAAAGAGGGCGCCCGCATCGCCTACTTGCTcctctacgtcgacgacatcctgctcctctacgtcgacgacatcatccTCGCGGCGTCATCCCCTGAGCTACTTCAACACGTCATGGCCCACCTCCACTCGGAGTTCGCCATGACGGATCTCGGtgacctccaccacttcctcgggATCGCTGTGACACGAGATCGCTCCAGTCTATTCCTGTCCCAGCGCCAGTACGTCGTCGACCTCCTCCAGCGGGCTGGCATGTCCGAGTGCCACCCCACTGCTGGCCGATGCACGGACCAAGCTGTCCGCCACTGACGGTGCCCCGGTGGCTGACCCCTCCGAGTACCGGAGCCTCGCCGGCGCTCTTCAGTACCTCACACTGACGTGGCCCGACTTGGCCTTTGCTGTTCAGCAGGTCTGCTTGTTCATGCATGACCCGCGTGAGCCGCATATGGCGTTGATCAAGTGTATCCTACGCTATGTCAAGGGTACGCTCTCCGCCGGCCTCCACCTGGGCACCGGGCCCGTCGACCAGATCACCGCCTGCTCCGATGCTGACTGGGCAGGCTGCCCGGACACCCGCCGCTCCACCTCCGACTTCTGCATCTTGCTCGGCGACAATCTGGTGTCTTGGTCATCCAAACGCCAGACCATGGTCTCCCACTCCAGGGTTGAGGCTGAATACTGGG
This genomic interval carries:
- the LOC136509907 gene encoding pentatricopeptide repeat-containing protein At1g15510, chloroplastic-like, translating into MPPLPTKPALNPVLLPLASLALPRALPPIRLHAEKRLRRLSSAAVSEAASTSSYADPSAELRALCFHGQLAQALWLLESSAEPPDEDAYVALFRLCEWRRAVEPGLRACAHADDRHAWFGLRLGNAMLSMLVRFGETWHAWRVFAKMPERDVFSWNVMVGGYGKAGLLEEALDLYHRMMWAGVRPDVYTFPCVLRTCGGVPDWRMGREVHAHVLRFGFGEEVDVLNALMTMYSKCGDVVAARKVFDNMAVMDCISWNAMIAGHFENGECNAGLELFLTMLQDEVQPNLMTITSVTVASGLLSDITFAKEMHGLAVKRGFATDVAFCNSLIQMYASLGMMGQARTVFSRMDARDAMSWTAMISGYEKNGFPDKALEVYALMEVNNVSPDDITIASALAACACLGSLDVGIKLHELAESKGFMSNVVVTNALLEMFAKSKRIDKAIEVFKCMPEKDVISWSSMISGFCFNHRNFEALYYFRHMLADVKPNSVTFIAALAACAATRALRSGKEIHAHVLRCGIAYEGYLPNALIDLYVKCGQTGYAWAQFCAHGAKDVVSWNIMIAGFVVHGHGDTTLSFFNQMVKIGECPDEVTFVTLLCACSRGGMVSEGWELFHSMTEKYSVVPNLKHYACMVDLLSRVGQLTEAYNFINEMPITPDAAVWGALLNGCRIHRHVELGELAAKYVLELEPNDAGYHVLLCDLYADAGIWDKLARVRKTMREKGLDHDSGCSWVEVKGVVHAFLTDDESHPQIREINTVLEGIYERMKASGCAVESHSPEDKVLKDDIFCGHSERLAVAFGLINTTPGTSISVTKNQYTCQSCHRILKMISNIVRRDIIVRDSKQLHHFKDGSCSCRDVDLG